CGGTATCAGCTATACCGATGCCGTTATCCGCCACCTCAAAAAATATTTGTCCGTCGTTTTTGTATAATTTTACATCTACAGACTGGCAAGGGCTTGAGTATTTTACCGCGTTTTCTATCAGATTGGTAACTACCGAGGTAAGGGCGAATTTGTCGCCGGTTATTTCAATTTTAGGTTCGATCTCGGCATTGATGATCTGCTGGTTACAATCGCATTTGCTGATCTGTAAACGGTTAACAATATTATCAACAAGGTTTGACAGGTTGAAACTTGCCTTTGGAAAAGTGTAAGAACTGTTCTCAATTTTTGAGGCCAGCAGCATATTCTCTACCATATCATCCAAACGTTCAATATCGTTAAGCGACTTGTCAATAAAATCAAGCACCTGAGCCTTAGTCAGATCGCGCTTTTGTATAGTTTGCAACAACAGTTTGATAGATGCCAGCGGCGATTTCAGCTCATGCGTTACGGATAGTAAAAAGTTCTTCTTTTGCTCCTGTAGCTTGCGCTCACGGTTCATTGATTTATGCAGATAGAACGCGCCCAAAAAGAACACGCCTACAAACATGCACCCTTCGCCCATGATCATGCCGCTGCGCTCTGGTT
This Mucilaginibacter defluvii DNA region includes the following protein-coding sequences:
- a CDS encoding HAMP domain-containing sensor histidine kinase gives rise to the protein MKRSLIIFYALITYAVAELIWWGYMLVKMQPERSGMIMGEGCMFVGVFFLGAFYLHKSMNRERKLQEQKKNFLLSVTHELKSPLASIKLLLQTIQKRDLTKAQVLDFIDKSLNDIERLDDMVENMLLASKIENSSYTFPKASFNLSNLVDNIVNRLQISKCDCNQQIINAEIEPKIEITGDKFALTSVVTNLIENAVKYSSPCQSVDVKLYKNDGQIFFEVADNGIGIADTEKARIFDRFYRVGSEETRNTKGTGLGLYIVKQVLDKHQASIKVKDNNPSGSIFEVTFGLT